From a region of the Zingiber officinale cultivar Zhangliang chromosome 4B, Zo_v1.1, whole genome shotgun sequence genome:
- the LOC121978065 gene encoding RNA-binding protein 33-like, which translates to MSVWLPLQIPDPIFLAEPRLLSDLPSLLVPLVSGLHLHPGLPPLLVPRPHLQPDPSPRLLFNQLILPDRPSPGPDHGRRSANVTYASPTFREASQAAHQAHSVNDRSSRDAPSFSLCRVWLPSEDSDSDDQPLSRRLRRRAPHPSQDSSPSAVPPLLPPVATTTPIPSQADSPPAPPEVPAEPPLTQPSTSQQHQRTEAGPSHHPSSTTSPLEPPHMPPSAPSGSAAGPSQPPPPVHHHYRTTTPSEVELRSRQDVPTSSFTMKGRLITLWEESMQQMELLSSPAQMDKFSELYIKACAESLIINQSFHAVHYQNKVLRDMVIELELQLNDPAQASHALRAEIKDLTKRKTHLEVSLARANHKLKGLQEEKIQVDVVHQQHVDQQALVHQRAIDQLTQNLRTAETLAQEQSKRLESQTTQLASQAAELLAVQTELAQARATAEGVSTALTVYKEGENDHCKQIRDLYLRSPEFCTQAGQRFSTSIIYGAAGALRQLYEQSYLKSAPPAEFLDHDRILKEILDDIFAPFK; encoded by the exons ATGTCGGTATGGCTTCCCTTGCAAATCCCCGACCCCATCTTCCTCGCAGAGCCTCGTCTACTGTCTGATCTGCCTTCTCTGCTCGTCCCGCTCGTCTCAGGCCTTCACCTACATCCTGGTCTGCCGCCCCTATTAGTTCCCAGGCCTCACCTACAGCCCGACCCTTCACCCCGACTCCTCTTCAATCAATTAATCCTTCCCGACCGACCTAGCCCTGGTCCCGACCACGGTAGAAGATCAGCCAACGTCACCTATGCCAGCCCTACCTTCAGAGAAGCTTCTCAGGCAGCTCATCAGGCTCATTCTGTAAATGACCGCTCGAGTCGTGACGCCCCTTCTTTTTCTCTGTGCAGGGTTTGGCTACCTTCCGAAGATTCTGACTCGGATGACCAGCCTTTGTCTCGGAGACTTCGCCGCAGGGCCCCCCATCCTAGCCAAGACTCAAGCCCTTCCGCTGTTCCTCCTCTTTTGCCTCCTGTTGCAACCACTACTCCTATCCCGAGCCAGGCAGATTCTCCTCCTGCTCCACCCGAAGTTCCGGCTGAGCCTCCGCTAACTCAACCTTCCACCTCGCAACAGCATCAGCGCACCGAAGCTGGCCCATCACATCACCCTTCATCAACTACCTCACCTCTAGAGCCTCCTCATATGCCCCCTTCAGCTCCTTCTGGGTCAGCTGCTGGGCCTTCACAGCCACCACCACCTGTTCATCACCATTATCGTACCACTACCCCTTCTGAGGTGGAGTTAAGGTCACGGCAGGATGTTCCCACCAGCTCCTTCACAATGAAAGGTCGTTTGATCACTTTATGGGAGGAAAGTatgcagcagatggaactcttgtCGTCGCCTGCCCAAATGGATAAGTTCTCAGAGCTGTATATCAAG GCCTGTGCAGAGTCTCTGATAATAAATCAATCCTTCCATGCTGTTCATTACCAAAATAAGGTGCTGCGGGACATGGTAATAGAATTGGAGCTTCAATTAAATGACCCTGCGCAGGCTAGTCATGCCCTGAGAGCCGAAATAAAGGATCTGACCAAAAGGAAGACCCATCTGGAAGTATCCTTGGCGCGGGCTAACCACAAGCTTAAAGGCCTTCAAGAAGAAAAAATTCAGGTTGATGTCGTGCACCAGCAACACGTGGATCAACAAGCTTTGGTGCATCAACGAGCCATAGACCAGTTGACCCAGAACCTACGTACCGCCGAAACCCTAGCACAGGAGCAAAGCAAAAGATTGGAATCCCAAACGACCCAACTGGCATCTCAGGCCGCAGAACTTCTGGCCGTCCAGACTGAACTGGCTCAGGCCCGGGCTACTGCAGAAGGAGTATCTACAGCTCTGACTGTCTATAAGGAAGGGGAGAATGATCACTGCAAACAGATCCGAGACCTGTACCTGCGTTCTCCAGAGTTTTGTACACAGGCAGGACAACGTTTCTCCACATCTATTATCTATGGTGCGGCTGGGGCTCTGCGACAACTTTATGAACAGAGCTACTTAAAATCAGCTCCTCCTGCTGAGTTTTTAGATCATGACCGGATCCTTAAAGAGATTCTGGATGATAtatttgctcctttcaaatga